One Lentibacillus cibarius DNA window includes the following coding sequences:
- a CDS encoding uracil-DNA glycosylase family protein — MLHATIERFLPFIRTLDTDQPLTKQDLLTTSLLMECDGDLCMYYAPHNDYINKDASIVIVGITPGWQQMKIAFEQFVKSLSSGDSLETCLKETKHAARFAGAMRKNLQYMLDECGIPNALGIPASANLFGNSRHLLHTTSIIKYPVFINGKNYTGHQPPIRSSAILQHYAWVTFPDELASIQPPTLVIPLGKTAEQIITRLAEEKKLHGHTYLTGLPHPSGANGHRVKQFQQQKRQLQEKIKAWADGRM, encoded by the coding sequence ATGTTACATGCAACGATTGAGCGATTTTTGCCATTCATTCGAACACTGGATACTGATCAACCGCTTACCAAGCAGGATTTATTGACAACATCTTTATTGATGGAGTGCGATGGTGACCTGTGTATGTACTATGCTCCCCATAACGACTATATCAATAAAGACGCAAGCATTGTTATTGTTGGAATCACCCCAGGTTGGCAGCAAATGAAAATCGCCTTTGAGCAATTTGTAAAAAGCCTTTCGTCTGGTGATTCACTGGAAACATGTCTGAAAGAGACAAAACATGCCGCTCGATTTGCTGGTGCAATGAGAAAAAACCTCCAATACATGCTTGACGAATGTGGTATTCCGAACGCACTCGGCATCCCTGCATCAGCTAATTTGTTCGGCAACAGCAGACACTTGCTTCATACAACATCAATCATTAAATATCCGGTATTTATCAACGGAAAAAATTATACTGGACATCAGCCGCCTATTCGCAGTTCAGCGATATTACAGCATTATGCCTGGGTAACATTCCCGGATGAACTGGCAAGTATCCAGCCACCCACGCTCGTTATCCCACTTGGAAAAACGGCGGAACAAATCATTACTAGACTGGCGGAAGAAAAGAAACTGCATGGTCATACGTACTTAACCGGTCTCCCACATCCATCCGGTGCAAACGGTCATCGTGTGAAACAATTCCAACAACAAAAACGGCAACTTCAGGAGAAAATCAAGGCATGGGCTGACGGGAGAATGTGA
- a CDS encoding MarR family winged helix-turn-helix transcriptional regulator → MGKDMYEVNRPMALMQSFWQLQKSIMTQVKQTAADNDLSVPQFAILVMMQHNKQISQKKLQARTHYPKSTLSHAIDGLVQADLLNRSHVEGNRREMNVSLSDRGKELLDDMKSQEDGVHSRFNNAVNSFTEEQFNELIHMHQHIVSFFEGGGTE, encoded by the coding sequence ATGGGAAAGGATATGTATGAAGTTAATCGGCCAATGGCACTTATGCAATCATTCTGGCAGCTGCAGAAATCAATTATGACGCAGGTCAAACAGACGGCCGCTGACAATGACTTATCGGTGCCGCAGTTTGCCATCCTTGTCATGATGCAGCACAACAAGCAAATATCGCAGAAAAAACTGCAGGCCCGGACGCATTATCCTAAAAGCACGTTGAGCCATGCGATAGACGGACTTGTCCAGGCCGATTTGCTTAATCGGAGTCATGTTGAAGGAAACCGGCGGGAAATGAATGTATCATTAAGTGATCGCGGCAAGGAACTGCTTGATGATATGAAATCACAGGAAGACGGTGTGCACAGCCGTTTTAATAATGCTGTTAATTCCTTTACAGAAGAACAGTTTAACGAGCTCATTCATATGCACCAGCATATTGTATCGTTTTTTGAAGGTGGTGGAACCGAATGA
- a CDS encoding SDR family NAD(P)-dependent oxidoreductase — MGRLDNKVAIITGGGGGQGKEEAILFAKEGAKVVVTDVQEDNVKQVADEINADGGQARAFFHDVSSEEGWKEVVQKTLDAFGKIDVLVNNAGITIQKKMHETTVEEWNKIMNINLTGTFLGMKHVVPHMQENGGGSIINISSTSGLTGGGGASPYTASKGAVRMLSKAAAVDYAKDRIRVNSVHPGIIITPMTEEMFQDEQMSNWAHSVTPLPDLGKPEDVANGVLYLASDESKFVTGIELPIEGGYTAK, encoded by the coding sequence ATGGGACGATTAGATAACAAAGTAGCCATTATTACAGGAGGCGGCGGTGGCCAGGGCAAGGAAGAAGCTATTCTATTTGCCAAAGAAGGCGCCAAAGTCGTTGTTACCGACGTACAGGAGGACAATGTAAAACAAGTGGCTGACGAGATAAACGCTGATGGGGGACAAGCTAGAGCATTTTTCCATGACGTATCTAGTGAAGAAGGCTGGAAGGAAGTTGTACAAAAAACGCTGGATGCATTCGGGAAAATTGACGTCCTTGTCAACAATGCCGGTATCACCATCCAGAAAAAAATGCATGAAACAACCGTTGAAGAATGGAACAAAATCATGAACATCAATTTAACCGGCACTTTCCTTGGTATGAAACATGTCGTACCACACATGCAGGAAAATGGTGGCGGCAGTATTATTAATATCTCGTCCACTTCCGGGTTAACCGGCGGGGGCGGTGCAAGTCCTTATACAGCCTCCAAGGGTGCCGTACGCATGCTATCCAAAGCAGCTGCCGTTGACTATGCCAAAGATCGCATCCGTGTCAACTCCGTCCACCCGGGCATCATTATCACACCGATGACCGAGGAAATGTTCCAGGATGAGCAAATGAGCAACTGGGCCCATTCCGTTACACCACTTCCGGACCTTGGCAAACCAGAAGACGTGGCCAATGGTGTGTTATACCTTGCCTCTGATGAATCGAAGTTTGTCACAGGTATCGAACTGCCAATTGAAGGCGGCTATACCGCGAAATAG
- a CDS encoding malate:quinone oxidoreductase, which produces MSNKHTTTDVILIGAGIMSATLATLLKELAPDWDITIFEKLDSPGEESSNVWNNAGTGHSALCELNYTPELPDGSIDISKALTINERFQVSKQFWSHLINNNLIDNPQDFIMPLPHMSLVHGEDNVEFLKKRFKALSDNPLFKGMEFSDDPEKLKEWIPLIMEERSVHQPIAATKMDTGTDVNFGALTGKLLDYLEEKNVHIKYSHTVDDIKRTDDGTWEVDVRNFERGTLETHTANFVFIGAGGGALPLLQKTGIPESKHVGGFPVSGLFLVCDNPDVVAKHKAKVYGKAPVGAPPMSVPHLDRRYIDGRETLLFGPFAGFTPKFLKTGSNMDLLGSVKPNNALTMLAAGAKNMPLTKYLIGQLMLSKDQYIEQLREFIPTAKNEDWDIVTAGQRVQVIKDTDNSGRGTLQFGTEVVNSDDGTIAALLGASPGASTSVSIMLEILERCFPAYIDAWEPKIKEMVPSYGMSLRNNPELVKDIHKTTAQALGLADESQANPV; this is translated from the coding sequence ATGAGTAACAAACATACGACAACGGACGTTATCCTGATTGGTGCCGGAATCATGAGCGCTACATTAGCTACACTTTTAAAAGAATTAGCACCGGATTGGGACATTACCATTTTTGAGAAACTCGATAGCCCCGGGGAAGAAAGCTCCAATGTTTGGAATAATGCTGGAACTGGGCATTCTGCGTTGTGTGAGCTTAACTACACGCCGGAACTGCCGGATGGGTCGATTGATATTAGTAAAGCACTAACCATTAATGAAAGATTTCAGGTGTCAAAGCAGTTTTGGTCCCATCTTATAAACAACAATTTGATTGATAACCCGCAGGACTTTATCATGCCTTTGCCACACATGAGCTTAGTTCACGGCGAAGATAATGTAGAGTTCTTGAAAAAGCGTTTTAAAGCGCTGTCAGATAATCCGCTGTTCAAAGGGATGGAGTTTTCCGATGACCCGGAAAAGCTAAAGGAATGGATCCCGTTAATCATGGAAGAGCGATCTGTCCATCAGCCGATTGCCGCAACGAAAATGGACACCGGGACTGATGTCAACTTTGGAGCTTTAACGGGTAAACTGCTGGATTATTTAGAAGAGAAAAATGTTCATATCAAATACAGTCACACAGTTGATGATATCAAACGTACGGACGATGGCACATGGGAAGTGGATGTGCGGAACTTTGAACGCGGAACACTGGAGACGCATACGGCGAATTTCGTCTTTATCGGTGCTGGTGGAGGAGCGTTGCCATTACTGCAAAAAACAGGTATTCCAGAGAGTAAACATGTTGGCGGATTTCCTGTAAGCGGACTATTCTTAGTTTGCGATAACCCTGATGTTGTAGCAAAACATAAGGCAAAAGTATATGGTAAAGCTCCAGTTGGGGCGCCCCCAATGTCTGTACCACATCTTGACAGACGGTATATTGACGGTCGGGAAACGTTATTGTTTGGACCGTTTGCCGGATTTACACCAAAGTTTCTAAAAACCGGTTCGAATATGGATTTATTGGGATCAGTTAAACCGAACAATGCCCTTACAATGTTAGCGGCAGGTGCTAAAAACATGCCTCTAACCAAGTATTTAATTGGGCAGCTCATGTTATCGAAAGACCAATATATTGAGCAACTACGTGAATTTATCCCGACAGCAAAAAATGAAGACTGGGACATCGTGACTGCCGGTCAGCGTGTACAGGTGATCAAAGATACAGATAACAGTGGCAGAGGAACACTGCAATTTGGTACGGAAGTTGTTAACTCCGACGATGGTACGATTGCGGCATTGCTCGGGGCATCTCCGGGGGCATCTACTTCGGTTTCCATCATGCTGGAGATTTTGGAGAGATGTTTCCCAGCGTATATAGACGCGTGGGAACCAAAAATAAAAGAAATGGTTCCTTCATATGGCATGTCACTGCGAAATAATCCGGAATTAGTCAAGGACATTCATAAAACAACGGCCCAGGCACTAGGTTTGGCTGATGAAAGCCAGGCGAATCCGGTATAA
- a CDS encoding ABC transporter ATP-binding protein has protein sequence MIKILKKLSPYKWQLALVFGLVFAQAMSNLLLPTLMGNIVDNGVVEGDISYIWEVGAVMLGVSALGIGVAVLASFYSSKIAMGHGRDIRRDVFSHVQTFASQEFDEIGGASLITRTTNDITQIQRVMMMLLRMVIMAPLMMAGGIIMAVSKDAKLSLVVLGVMPFLVAAIVLILKKGMPLFKAVQKRLDKLNLVMRENLTGVRVIRAFNKEAVESDRLKTANTNLTDVTIKVNKLMAFLMPLMMLLMNLTVVTIIWFGGIRISGGNMQIGDLMAFIQYVMQIMFSLVMASMMFVMLPRAAVSANRVNEVLQTKPTIIDKNRSATTEDFKEKGSLEFDHVTFYYPGAEEPALRDIDFHSNPGEITAIIGGTGSGKSTLINLIPRFYDVAEGAIRVNGTDIREIDQADIRSRIGLVPQKASLFSGTIADNIRYGKTDASIEEVRWAAKIAQADDFISNMEHGYDTNLDQGGTNLSGGQKQRLAIARALVRRPDLYLFDDSFSALDYKTDAKLRQALADEVTDASILIVAQRVSSVIHADRIIVLDNGQIDGVGTHKELLASSDTYREIVKSQYGEEGIA, from the coding sequence ATGATCAAGATCCTCAAAAAATTATCTCCCTATAAATGGCAACTTGCATTGGTATTTGGACTTGTTTTTGCACAAGCCATGTCGAACCTTTTACTGCCAACATTGATGGGAAACATCGTTGATAACGGCGTCGTTGAAGGGGATATCTCCTATATTTGGGAGGTTGGCGCAGTTATGCTTGGTGTCTCTGCACTTGGCATCGGTGTTGCGGTTCTGGCGAGTTTTTATTCCTCGAAAATTGCCATGGGGCACGGGCGGGACATTCGCCGGGACGTGTTCAGTCATGTCCAAACTTTTGCATCCCAGGAATTTGATGAAATTGGGGGAGCTTCCCTTATCACAAGGACGACCAATGATATTACCCAAATACAGCGCGTGATGATGATGCTGCTCCGTATGGTTATTATGGCACCGCTTATGATGGCTGGCGGAATCATTATGGCAGTTTCCAAAGATGCCAAATTATCCCTCGTTGTCCTTGGGGTTATGCCGTTTTTAGTAGCGGCTATTGTTCTTATTTTGAAAAAAGGCATGCCACTGTTTAAAGCTGTCCAAAAGCGACTAGATAAACTGAATTTAGTTATGCGGGAAAATTTGACAGGTGTGCGTGTTATTCGTGCTTTTAACAAAGAAGCTGTTGAATCAGACCGATTGAAGACAGCTAACACCAATTTGACCGATGTGACGATTAAAGTTAATAAACTGATGGCTTTCTTAATGCCGCTTATGATGTTGCTCATGAACTTAACGGTCGTTACGATTATCTGGTTTGGCGGTATCCGTATTAGTGGCGGGAATATGCAGATTGGTGATTTGATGGCGTTTATCCAGTATGTCATGCAAATTATGTTCTCCCTCGTTATGGCTTCCATGATGTTTGTCATGTTGCCGCGTGCAGCTGTCTCGGCTAATCGCGTTAATGAGGTGCTCCAGACCAAGCCGACCATCATAGATAAAAATAGAAGTGCAACAACAGAAGACTTCAAGGAAAAAGGCTCCTTGGAATTTGATCATGTCACATTCTATTATCCAGGTGCCGAGGAGCCTGCCCTGAGAGATATAGATTTCCACTCAAATCCAGGTGAAATCACGGCCATTATAGGTGGGACGGGATCAGGAAAGTCCACGCTAATCAATCTGATTCCACGTTTCTATGATGTTGCAGAAGGGGCCATCCGTGTGAATGGAACCGACATCAGAGAAATCGATCAGGCTGATATTCGTTCGCGGATTGGTCTTGTTCCACAAAAAGCGTCTTTATTTTCCGGGACAATTGCCGACAACATTCGCTACGGTAAAACGGATGCCTCCATAGAGGAAGTTCGCTGGGCAGCAAAAATTGCCCAGGCGGATGATTTCATCTCCAATATGGAACACGGCTATGACACCAATCTCGATCAAGGTGGCACGAACTTATCAGGTGGTCAAAAGCAGCGTTTGGCCATTGCCAGAGCGCTTGTCAGACGCCCGGATCTTTATTTATTTGATGACAGTTTCTCAGCACTTGACTATAAAACAGATGCCAAACTAAGGCAAGCTTTAGCGGATGAAGTGACTGATGCATCTATTCTTATCGTGGCACAAAGAGTCAGTTCCGTCATCCATGCAGACCGGATCATCGTCCTTGATAATGGCCAGATAGACGGCGTTGGTACACATAAGGAACTGCTAGCATCCAGTGACACCTACCGCGAAATTGTCAAGTCCCAGTACGGTGAGGAGGGGATCGCATGA
- a CDS encoding LysM peptidoglycan-binding domain-containing protein, with protein sequence MPIVSGTSFVYTVKQGDTLYSIASIVGGTVPLLVEANAIYPPVTDPYLIFPGQVLVISKPGTRQVNHIVSNGETLSRIARRYAASIDLLQGINTHVTNPNFIYQNQILQTPALIYSVERGDTLNKIAQRFGVSLSSLLEANRERPGISPDIIYPGYQLIIPLPTSNNIVVFQPLPGTKIREGQILSGFARAFEGTILYRIIDHNGQIVTEESPIQTAAGAPAYGSFSTSIRFNQQPATQTGELWVYTKSPRDGSMQDLVQIAVAF encoded by the coding sequence ATGCCTATTGTTAGTGGGACTTCTTTTGTCTATACAGTTAAACAAGGCGACACACTTTATTCGATCGCCTCAATCGTAGGAGGAACCGTGCCGCTCTTAGTAGAAGCAAATGCGATTTACCCCCCTGTTACCGATCCATATCTCATTTTCCCTGGTCAGGTTCTAGTTATTTCAAAACCTGGTACTAGACAAGTTAATCACATTGTCAGCAACGGAGAAACACTAAGCCGAATTGCCCGACGGTACGCAGCAAGTATAGATTTATTGCAAGGAATAAATACGCATGTCACGAACCCTAACTTTATTTATCAAAACCAGATTCTTCAAACTCCGGCCCTGATTTATTCAGTCGAACGAGGGGATACATTAAACAAAATAGCTCAGCGCTTTGGTGTTTCCTTATCCTCATTATTAGAAGCAAATCGTGAGCGCCCGGGTATCTCACCCGATATTATTTACCCTGGATACCAACTCATTATCCCACTTCCGACATCAAATAATATCGTTGTGTTCCAGCCACTGCCTGGGACAAAAATACGTGAAGGTCAAATACTTTCGGGATTTGCACGTGCATTTGAAGGAACAATCCTTTACCGCATAATTGATCATAATGGTCAAATTGTAACGGAAGAATCACCTATTCAAACAGCTGCAGGCGCCCCGGCTTACGGCTCATTTTCCACTTCCATTAGATTTAATCAGCAACCAGCTACACAGACAGGTGAACTATGGGTCTACACAAAAAGCCCACGAGATGGCAGCATGCAGGATTTAGTGCAAATAGCGGTAGCTTTTTAG
- a CDS encoding transposase — translation MRSGAAQSFQIDEVIHLVRKPRKKSRTGIYHIMLRGVNRQVIFEDEADKHRLLETIKRFKEKSHFKIYSYCLMDNHIHLLMKETEEPVSMIIQRISSSYVHWYNNKYDRTGHLFQERFKSECVETVSYFLTVLRYIHQNPIKAGLASNVLKSEWTSIHEYIDKPRFIDINLGLKLFSPDRAKAIQLFTLYMQESNDDKCLNDHIRLRMTDNEIRIYLAELGVPNSSLLQQMGKKERNELLVKLKALNGVSHRQLARMTGLSKSVITRAR, via the coding sequence ATGCGGAGTGGCGCTGCGCAGTCATTCCAGATTGATGAGGTGATTCATCTGGTTAGAAAACCGAGGAAGAAAAGTCGTACTGGCATCTATCATATTATGCTGAGGGGGGTTAATCGACAAGTAATTTTTGAGGATGAAGCGGATAAGCATAGACTTTTGGAGACGATAAAACGCTTTAAAGAGAAAAGTCATTTTAAAATCTATAGTTATTGTTTGATGGATAATCATATTCATTTGTTAATGAAAGAGACGGAAGAGCCTGTTTCAATGATTATTCAAAGAATCAGCTCAAGTTATGTCCATTGGTATAACAACAAATATGATCGTACTGGCCATTTATTTCAAGAAAGGTTTAAAAGTGAATGTGTCGAGACTGTTTCTTACTTCTTAACCGTTCTCCGTTATATCCACCAAAATCCCATAAAAGCCGGATTGGCATCCAATGTTTTAAAATCTGAATGGACGAGTATACATGAGTATATCGACAAGCCACGGTTTATAGATATTAATTTGGGCCTCAAGTTATTTTCCCCGGACAGAGCAAAGGCCATCCAATTATTCACCCTATATATGCAGGAATCAAATGATGACAAGTGTTTGAATGACCACATAAGGCTAAGAATGACTGACAACGAAATTAGAATCTATCTGGCCGAATTGGGCGTACCAAACAGCAGCCTGTTGCAACAAATGGGAAAGAAAGAGAGAAATGAATTGCTTGTTAAACTAAAAGCATTGAATGGTGTATCTCACCGGCAACTGGCCAGAATGACCGGCTTATCAAAAAGCGTGATTACACGAGCACGTTAA
- a CDS encoding ABC transporter ATP-binding protein yields MSQPNKNTNQSMATLKRLLRYLAPRRTRLVVVLIAVMLSTLFAILGPKVMGDTVTEVFEGAYAKLTGTGEGIDFVQVGKMLLLLAGLYVFSSLFTFIQQYLMASVAQNTVYDLRADIFKKLEKLPLNYYDSHSHGDTLSRVINDIDTIGNTLQQSITQFIRSMVMLVGIAIMMLTISPLLTLIAVVSIPVSLFVIKPFLKKSQSHFTNQQHSLGKLNGHIEEMYTNHQIIKAFGQEAYAQETFDDMNEELYHAGRRAQFISGIINPVMTFIGNLSYVLISIVGGLLVTQRAISIGDIQAFITYTKQFNQPINQTANIANIIQATIAAARRVFNLLDEEEEVPETASGDVPPAEGAVTFNHVAFGYDDEWLMEDLNIDVKPGQTVAIVGPTGAGKTTLINLLMRFYEVNAGSIEVDGKNILSMSRHDLRAQFGMVLQDTWLFNGSIKDNIAYGKRDASETEVIEAAKSARADQFIRTLPDGYDTMLNQDASNISQGQKQLLTIARAILADPSIMILDEATSSVDTRTEVFIQEAMNKMMEGRTSFVIAHRLSTIKNADKILVMNQGNVIEQGTHDELMEQQGFYADLYNSQFAEEQAG; encoded by the coding sequence ATGAGTCAACCGAACAAAAACACAAATCAATCAATGGCAACACTGAAGCGGCTCCTTCGTTATCTTGCTCCAAGGCGCACGCGGTTAGTCGTTGTTCTGATTGCTGTGATGTTAAGTACGTTATTCGCCATTTTAGGACCTAAAGTGATGGGTGATACGGTTACAGAGGTATTCGAAGGCGCCTATGCCAAGCTAACAGGTACCGGCGAGGGGATTGATTTTGTCCAAGTTGGCAAAATGCTCCTTCTGCTTGCGGGGTTATACGTCTTCAGCAGTCTGTTTACATTTATACAGCAATATTTAATGGCAAGTGTCGCGCAGAATACAGTGTATGACTTAAGGGCCGATATTTTTAAGAAATTGGAAAAGCTGCCGCTTAACTATTATGATAGTCATTCACACGGGGATACGCTGAGCCGGGTAATCAATGACATCGACACCATCGGCAATACATTGCAGCAAAGTATCACGCAGTTCATCCGTTCGATGGTGATGCTTGTAGGTATCGCAATAATGATGTTGACCATCAGTCCGCTATTGACGCTTATTGCCGTCGTCAGTATCCCTGTATCCTTGTTTGTGATTAAGCCATTTTTAAAAAAGTCACAGAGCCATTTTACCAATCAACAACATTCACTTGGTAAGCTGAACGGTCATATCGAGGAAATGTATACAAATCATCAGATCATCAAGGCCTTTGGTCAGGAGGCATATGCACAGGAGACATTCGACGATATGAACGAAGAGCTTTATCATGCAGGGCGCCGTGCCCAGTTTATATCCGGGATCATTAATCCGGTTATGACGTTTATCGGAAACTTAAGCTATGTCCTGATCAGTATTGTCGGTGGTCTATTGGTGACACAACGGGCCATTTCCATCGGGGATATTCAAGCATTCATTACGTATACAAAACAATTCAATCAGCCAATTAACCAAACAGCCAACATTGCTAATATCATTCAGGCAACCATTGCAGCTGCGAGGCGTGTATTCAATCTCCTTGATGAAGAAGAAGAGGTTCCTGAAACAGCATCGGGAGACGTCCCCCCGGCAGAAGGTGCTGTTACGTTCAATCATGTCGCATTTGGCTATGACGACGAATGGTTGATGGAGGATTTGAATATTGACGTCAAGCCCGGGCAGACGGTTGCCATTGTTGGACCAACCGGCGCCGGCAAAACAACATTGATCAATTTACTGATGCGTTTTTATGAAGTAAATGCAGGTTCCATTGAGGTTGATGGTAAAAATATTCTTTCCATGTCACGGCATGATTTGCGTGCACAATTTGGCATGGTACTGCAGGATACATGGTTGTTTAACGGATCAATCAAGGATAATATCGCCTACGGTAAACGGGATGCGTCTGAGACCGAGGTGATTGAAGCAGCCAAATCAGCACGCGCTGACCAGTTCATTCGAACATTACCGGATGGCTATGATACGATGTTGAACCAGGATGCTTCCAATATATCCCAGGGCCAAAAGCAGCTGCTTACGATTGCCCGAGCAATATTGGCTGACCCATCAATCATGATTCTTGATGAAGCCACATCCAGTGTAGATACACGAACAGAGGTCTTTATTCAAGAAGCAATGAACAAGATGATGGAAGGCAGAACCAGCTTTGTCATTGCTCACCGGCTGTCTACCATAAAGAATGCAGATAAAATCCTTGTCATGAATCAAGGCAACGTCATCGAACAAGGCACACACGACGAATTAATGGAACAACAAGGCTTCTATGCCGACCTATACAACAGCCAATTCGCCGAAGAACAGGCCGGGTAA
- a CDS encoding FAD-binding oxidoreductase — MSEHIKAKDEVIIFPDHPTYEEKRKVWNTGINRYPAAIFVCRNEEDVVAAVNYAKKHELDIAIRGGGHHFAGTAVCDDGVMIDLSSMNHVKVDEKRQVAIVEGGAKLGDVDAKTQQFGLATPTGTVSETGIAGLALGGGFGYLRGKHGLTSDNIVGARMVTADGHLIDVNENNHPDLFWAIKGGGGNFGVVTSFEFQLHPVGPEVMALDVMYDYNDLDTVIFNLQEYMKTAPDEITVNLAIVQLPPAPFLPAELHHKRVIMLSGMYADEVNDTVEEAVIQPLQHLANPIMDHTGKVAYNELQTKLDPMVPNGVPVGGTSLFFKEMTNEMLSVLKNAIENANLPMVMAQLWPLHGKINRVPAEETAFAVRDAGYMLLIDAEVSKDDPETCEQWLASVYEQLLPYAHQKTSYLNGINPDETIIKNTYGANYQKLANIKGKYDPNNVFCHNHNIAPENA; from the coding sequence TTGAGCGAACATATCAAAGCGAAAGACGAGGTAATTATATTTCCGGATCATCCTACATATGAGGAAAAAAGAAAGGTATGGAACACTGGGATCAATCGCTATCCGGCAGCCATATTTGTGTGTAGAAATGAAGAAGATGTTGTTGCTGCAGTAAATTATGCGAAGAAGCATGAATTAGACATAGCCATCCGTGGGGGAGGCCACCATTTTGCAGGCACAGCTGTTTGTGATGACGGGGTTATGATCGATTTGTCATCTATGAATCATGTTAAGGTGGATGAAAAGCGGCAAGTGGCCATTGTAGAAGGAGGCGCCAAGCTTGGTGATGTTGATGCGAAGACACAACAATTTGGTCTGGCTACACCGACAGGAACCGTTTCGGAAACCGGTATAGCAGGACTTGCACTTGGTGGTGGTTTTGGCTATCTCCGTGGTAAACATGGATTAACCAGTGATAATATTGTCGGAGCACGGATGGTCACAGCTGATGGCCATTTGATTGACGTCAATGAGAATAATCACCCGGACCTCTTCTGGGCAATCAAGGGTGGTGGCGGAAACTTCGGTGTCGTGACAAGCTTTGAATTTCAGCTGCACCCAGTTGGGCCTGAAGTGATGGCACTTGATGTTATGTACGATTACAATGACCTGGATACAGTTATTTTTAACCTCCAGGAGTATATGAAGACTGCTCCCGATGAGATCACAGTTAATCTGGCAATCGTACAGCTGCCTCCTGCACCGTTCCTACCGGCAGAATTGCATCATAAACGGGTTATCATGCTTTCCGGGATGTATGCAGATGAGGTCAACGATACAGTGGAAGAGGCAGTTATACAGCCGCTACAACATTTAGCCAATCCTATCATGGACCATACCGGCAAAGTAGCATATAACGAACTGCAAACGAAGCTGGATCCAATGGTACCGAATGGTGTACCGGTTGGTGGCACCTCCCTGTTTTTCAAGGAAATGACAAACGAAATGCTGTCTGTTTTAAAAAATGCAATTGAAAACGCAAATCTTCCAATGGTTATGGCTCAATTATGGCCACTTCATGGGAAAATAAATCGTGTACCAGCTGAAGAGACGGCATTTGCAGTAAGAGATGCGGGTTATATGCTGCTCATTGATGCTGAAGTTTCAAAAGACGACCCGGAAACATGCGAGCAATGGCTAGCTTCCGTTTATGAGCAACTGTTGCCATATGCCCATCAGAAGACGTCTTATCTAAATGGCATTAACCCGGATGAAACAATTATCAAAAACACTTATGGCGCCAATTATCAAAAGCTCGCCAATATCAAGGGAAAATATGACCCCAATAATGTATTCTGTCATAACCATAACATCGCACCCGAAAATGCCTAA